tttaacttttgagtCATCATACATTAACCTTAAAACAAATGAATTCAAAATCATACAAGGACCCCGACAAGGGTTTGCTAATGCGGTAGATGAGCAAAGTAAGGTTGTTTACTTGGGCGGCATGGATGGTATATACACGTTTGATTATAAAACCAAAGTTGCCACTCACCTCGATGGAACTGATCATCACGTTTGGGAACTGTTCTACAAAAAAGATTTGTATTACACAAGCTTTGAAAAAAATgtgtatatatttaaaaatcacaATTATCATAGAGTGCCCGAATTAGCAGGCACAAAAGCAAGGCTGGTTGCTATCGACAATTTTGACAACATCTATTTTTCGAACACGTCTGGATTATTCGTTCATGAGAAGGCCAAGGGTTTCATCTATTTCGTTGGAAATCACAACGACATTAATGGTTTCACGCGTAACATAAATGGTGAACTATTTTTTTCTACTAATGAAGGCATATATTACATCAACGACAAAACCAAAAAAGTGGAAAAACTTATTTCAATCGATGATTTGTATGGTGTAGCCATAGAAGCAGATGGGAGCATAATTTACTCGGCCGAAGATAGTCTTTTTAGACTTAAACCTACTAAGACATATTGTTTTAGTaatgataataaaaatctgtgaaATATTTTCTAACAATCTCGTGCTCAATTTTCCTATATGATATACtggcttacgctcgcgacttccgcgtggactacacaaatttcaaacccctatttcaccccttaggggttgaatttccaaaaatcctttcttagcggatgccttcgtcataatagttatctgcatgcccaatttcagccggttccgtccagtagtttgagctatgcgttgatagatcagtcagtcagtcaccttttccttttatatatttagaagaatttGCGTTTGATGAATTGAGGGAAATTACCCAAACGTTGGGTTGCGTCGACTCAGCGCTGTGGAATCAAACAATTACCTTTTGTTGTCCCCATTGTTGatgagataattaattattactgaaacggaacccttttgtCGTCTCAATCACAAATTAGCTCACCACACTTGGGCCTTTTTGTTCTAAATCTTTATGACAATGATGCATGGAaataattcatttcatttaaaagctgtaaaattaataagaaagaaagaaagaaaaatttttattttttaaagctgtgctacacattaccagttaaacCTACGGATTAGCAGgcaatttggcaggaaggtaggtttatagcagacatgagggcaaaaatctaaaaaccgtgaatttgtagttacatcacaagaaaaaaaatcaaatgtgtTCAACAACAAACAACGCAATATTTGTTGttaaataacaaatatttgttatttaacaacaaatattgctattttcaacattcaaagtaagattactataccaagtggggtatcatatgaaagggctttacttgtgcattctaaaactgatttttatttatttttaggcataacagtttttgttttatcgtgcaaaatgacgaaaaaatacgactgtagtacggaaccgtcgttgcgcaagcctgactcgcactaggccggttttttttaataatatgtatttccttcgaaatagtacctacctattagaaatcaagtcgtgcattgccagacacagtGTCGTGGGTCCctctgccagacgcccttaaagtttagcTCTCTCTGATGACTACGTGTTCTGAAGTACCAGCTCAATATGTGggtagaaacaataggtatgtagattgtaggtatgtaaatagGTAATGGATATAAAATAGGCCGCCGTTTTCCCGTTTGGCTTGGTTACCTACCACGCGGTTTGCAGATTTGTATGTCTACGTTTGGGAACCTTTTAATGCATCCTTTTACCATCTTCTTAGGAAAAGGCTCGGGTAAACGAATTTCTGTTCAAATACAAACGCTTGGCGGCTGTGGTGCCTTTTAGACTGTAATTTGCTTTGAAATGTATTGCTTTTCCTTTAGATAAgcatttacagtgcgacaaggctatcttggcgcgtggtgaaaatcggaactaacgttgccgtcaagtgtcccctttgttcttgtttgaatattctaagcctttgttctccaacagcgccctcctgtcaatgtcattcaagtgccaagagagccttgtacTGTACGGGTATAATTTTTAGAacctgtcacattgtatggttcagaatggtgtacgttattgaaggacaaaccaacaaacaaacacactttcgcatttataataaggttacctACTGATTTGTTAGCGGCTTTGTGCAGGGAACCGCCATATCTCAAAGACAGTCGTGTAATTAACTACACAATGAGAATTCGCATTCGTTGGCCGGAAGCGTGGCCATTGTGTTATCTACCCTTCCAAAAATGGTATATATCACTTGATAATTTCCCCGTCTTTCCATGGATATGGAATATATCTTGTCGCCCTCCCCGGCGCGTGGTATGTTATCGCATTTGTATTTGGCGCCTTTTAAATGAAAGTCGCGTTGCGAGGCAGCCAtgttgagtcgattgtataaatacgggtggttggtggtttttaaactagtctcgttccgacgcgagactcgaccgactattaaatgctttttgtgtttaggtcgctattttgattgagtggtcgcAATAGCAATTGGGCCCTAATCATTAAAATTGCAGTtcggttattataaaaggtaaaactctcgataaggtAAGTGCTGTATGGTCTAAATAGCAGGAGGTCCTGgatttgattcccggcaggggtttggaatttggaatttaagaaaaaaaaaattggaatctGCAGGTCTGATCTGATGGGAggcggctgtggctagttaccaccctatcggcaaagtcgtaccgccaagcgatttgccgttccggtacgatgccgtgtagaaaccaaaggggtatgagcACTAGCCATAcaccttctaggttagcccgctgagcttaccaccaagtgaggcTATctacttcagcccgatccgtccagtagtttgagttgtgcgttgatagaataTTCAGcctatcagtcagtcacctttttcttttatagtaTATTTAGTTATACGATCCCCCGTGGCTTCGGctgccgaaatgttattctaaagtaTTAGTATGTagtatagttttattataagtatagataaaggtGTATGGATAGCGTTAGTGAAAATATTAGAAGTAAGTTAGtgatgtaaataatattaagagcgccacctcgccaacaaactggcccaccagttttgCGAGTTAGAAAATGTAAGAGccctgtaaaattaataagaataaattaaaaaaaaaaacgccgatatacattactttctgccgcgtactgtacgaggTTTGAAATATTGGTGAGTAATCAAAATCGTAAATTACAGTTAGGCAGATGAAAATGTCAACGCGAATAGATTCCGATTCGATCAGCACAAAATGTGCTCGGCTCCAATTTTCTGCCAATAGTCATACAAATGTAATGTAATTCTTCTGTAGCGAATATAGCAATGCAATTTCAGTTGTAGATATAGGTAGTAgatagtgatgtaacgaatattcgcattcgcatttgCGGATATTCGCATAATATatttgcatattcgcattcgcattcgcattccgtgaaattactgcgaatgttttgcaaatataaaataactagctgatgcccgcgacttcgtccgtgtggaattaggtcttttaagaatcccgtgggaactctttgattttccgggataaaaaaatcacgtcgatccgttgctccgttgcgacgtgattgaaggataaaccaacaaacccacacacaaacacactttcacgttttataataggggtactgattAACTAGTTGTTACAGCGgcgataaaaataaatttttcataGTGTGCgcaaatttcaactctctatttATGTTTTAGGGTTCATGAGCTGATACatcctgctgacagacagacggacggccggattgacggacggacaggcggactgacagacagatggatagaCGGCTTAGTAATAGGTAGTTAAGTAGGGAATCCTAAAAAGTTGCACCGTAAGGGTGTTAAtggtaggccaacaaggcgggaacgttattgcttgaagaaaggaggggtttttagtcggtaggagtctacgaaaaaaaaaaaaaggtgtttgtgcactcatccgtattctaCGTGTCCGTATTCTATAActtattccacgtggacgaagtcgcggacatcagctagtaggtaataaaaattgcaaaatggccgccatgcaaattaaaaaaattaaaatacttacattCGTCCTTTTCACTTTAACGAGTTCCCTATGTTAGCTCGACTCACAAATAAGTAAGTTGTCTAGTTAACGCCAGTCAGCAGTTATCAAGTTAGACGTCAAGCTATCAATTCAGCCATCGCTGTTATTTGCCTTGTGCAGGCTGCATCGCGAACCGCAATGTTGCTGTTTCTAATTACCTATTgctataattacctacctactttgttagGGCTTCTTTCTGCCTACTTAGATAcgacctacctaggtacctactcattttgCTTTTTTTCACAAACTAAACAATATTCTAAGCaggtaactacttacctataaaaaaaattaccattaGCCATTTTTACCAATTACCAATTACCAGTTACCAATAGCACCATtatcgtacaagaaaaacaccttttaatttattgaaattttcatggcggtcattttgaaagaACATGACCAGTAGAAGAACTATGGGCGCTTACTTAGGTGTCAAAAAGATTGTTTTATTCCTGAAATTGTTATATCCTATAGTTTTCTTTCAGATAAGAAAGTTTCAGGGGTCTTAAGGCTTCGAAAACAGAAAAATATAGAAAAGTTTCGCGAAATAAATCTGCCTTTCgatactagatggcgctaaGCACTCACTATGTTTAACACGTTTCAAAAGTTATCCGTATCTActgcacatgagtagatatactCGTTTGCACCTCGTGTGGCTATGGTGATTTGATTACTCTCCTTTTTGCCCCCagcactatattttatttaaaggctCTAGGTATAAACtgagaaaaataaagaaaagttTTGTCATGAAATAATTCTGCTTTTCGATATCAGATGGCGCTAAAACGTTTCGCGAAATAATTATGCCTTTCAAAGTttcattattaggtacctaccacacgGCACATGGCACTTAATTTCCACCATTAATTCCATTGAACCATTTATTCATATTCATGGATATTTTAAACCATGGCCTTTTTTCGGAACAATAAGTccagtgtctggcaatgcatgacacgtgatttctaatattattctgaagaaaatatacaattaattagatttcatactttgacgtaggtaagattttttacacctcccaaagccaccctgatccaaattccaaacaaacgttcctcccagtattgGTGACAATACGcacagaaactttcagcttttatagaaTAACGAAGGTCCTGGCACGCGTTGACTCTCTttctctctataatattatgtttattaaaaatttacaattaacaaagaaaattttaatattttcacaatatatatttgtaaatagcgccatctagtgcgATCGATTAGAACGTAGTTGAAAACTTGAAAATGACCACAGAGCAACAATAGCGCACAATATCGAATGTCATCATGCGTCAGCTGTTTTCTCCTGACGTGGTAATTCCAATGTAACTTATAGATGGCAGTAGTAATTAGTACGAGAAAGGATATGGGGTCTTTAAATAAGAGCGAGCAAGTACGCAAATCAAAATCATTTGACGCAATACAGCAAAAATTGAGGCTGTGTTTTACGTTTTACTGCAATTGTgttgtaatatatttttactaaaaaattaTGGATAGATTTTATGAGGACAACAATGATGTGTCGGCTATATTTTTCGACTTGGATAATACATTAATTCAGACAAGAAAGGGCGATAGTAAAGCCTGCAATAAGgtgcgtatttttttttctttcatttttcgaTTTTGACATTGCCACGGTCATGGGAAGTGCGCGCGCTGTCATTTGCCTACGCCGTTGAAATTTTCGTTTCATTGCACGTTTCAGCGTTCACGTTCCAGTGTGGGTTTATAAATAGAACTTTCATAGTTGGAGAACGTGAGCTCGACATCCAGATTTAGATATTTTGGAACAGAACTCGCGCTAATAATAAGTGTGATGTAGACAGTGTTTCGCCCGATCTCGCCTTTCGCTCTCAGTAGAGTGCGGTCTACTGCGTTTTGTGTTGCACACGGGTGTTTAACTATTTATTAGTTACGATGGGTGACATATCAGAGCCGATAAAAAAATGCGTACTGATCTTGAAGTCTGCGAAAAGTGACACGGAAAAGTTCGCCGCCTTGTTCATGGTGACGAAGCTAGTCAAGGGCAAAGATTGCAACACAGCAGCCAAGAAGGCTCTATTCGAAGCGAtaggatttaagtttttgaagaAGTTACTCACTGGGAACAACGTGGAAGATGACTGCCCGCCGTCCGTGTACAAATCCGTGGCCTTATCTATCCTCACATGCTTCTGCAATGAGCCAGAGCTGGCCACCCATCCTGAGATGCTGGCCAATATACCGGTGTTCCTCGATATCGTGCAGACCTCTGACAATGAAGACTATGACGATaacctaattattataagtgaGGCGTACACATGCTTACAATGTATAGCAGAGCAGGAGGCTGGCCAAAAAGCTCTGATAGAAGTCGGTGCCATCACAAAAATGTCTGAGATCTATTCACATCAAAGCTTTCAAACCGACGAAGCTCTTAATATCCTTGTTAAGTTAGTAAGTCGTTATGGACCTACAGCATGGGGAAATGACCCGAAACCGTTCCACGCATTAGTGAATAAGATTGCACTAGATTTCGCCACCGACCAATCTGAACGTAAATTCGAATTAGCTACTATATTAAGTGCACTATTGTACAGCTGTAACAAAGCTACCGTCATCCCAGGATCAGGAGAGGAAACGTGGCCGCTCAGTATTTACAAAGCTTTATATGACATCTTGACAAGTAAAATCGGTAAGAACCAAAGAGATCCTGCATTGAAACTAGCGGCTAACATCATCGAGCTGCTGGGAGTTGAATGGACATTCAATGATGAAGAAAATCCAAAGAAATTCTTCCTTTTAC
This genomic stretch from Maniola hyperantus chromosome 18, iAphHyp1.2, whole genome shotgun sequence harbors:
- the LOC138403527 gene encoding ommochrome-binding protein-like, which produces MMKAILVLALLVYAEARITRENCNGTVVRNIIHEKQVLKSEDYMRTPYQLAIDYNTNTLFFSFSNYQNLTFESSYINLKTNEFKIIQGPRQGFANAVDEQSKVVYLGGMDGIYTFDYKTKVATHLDGTDHHVWELFYKKDLYYTSFEKNVYIFKNHNYHRVPELAGTKARLVAIDNFDNIYFSNTSGLFVHEKAKGFIYFVGNHNDINGFTRNINGELFFSTNEGIYYINDKTKKVEKLISIDDLYGVAIEADGSIIYSAEDSLFRLKPTKTYCFSNDNKNL